CGGTGTGTAATCCCAAGCAGCCGTCTCGACATCACGGTACGGCAGCTTGCCACGGTCTTCATCCGCCTCACGAGTGAGCAAGTACGTGTAGATGGCTCCCGGAACCTCCTTGAGCGTATCCAGCGTCATGTACGCAGCCTTCGGCTCGATCGTAATGTCGAGCACATTGTATTGCCATTCCGATTCCGCAGGAATGTAGATCGTGTTGACCCCGAGCTCAAGACCCGGAATGATGTCAGTGCGTACCGAGTTGCCAACCATCCACGTATTGCGTATGTCGGGCTGGATCGAATCGAGCATTTTGCGGAGCGCCTCGGTATCCTTGTGTAAGGACACGAAGATCCGGGTCTCGAAGTAGACGCCTAGCTCGAGCTGGGCGATCTTACGCAGTTGGTTACGCTCATCTCCCCCCGTATGTACATATAAGTCGTGCCCCTCGTGCTTCAGACGCTCCAGCGTCAAGTACAGGTCCGGCAGCGGCTCCACCGGCGTCTCGAACACACTGTAACCGAGCTCAGTCAGCTGCTTGATTCTGTCCGCTTCAGGCTCCTGCCCCCGCTCCTTGGCGTAATACCGGTACACATCGACGAACGACTGCGGGAAATGCTCGATCGTGAGGCCGTTCTTCTGAACCGAGATCAGGTCGAGCTCGAGCTGCTTCTCCTTCGCCGCATACACAGTAACGCCGTCGAACCATTCGCTCATCCGCTCAGCGAACTGTGCGATCGCAGCGTTGAAGTATTTGTTGCAATGAATGAGCGTGTCATCCAGATTGAATATAATGGTCTGCTTGTCCATGCACCCACCCCCTTGAATTCCTACTATTTCCCACTCCTTCGCTTCGTATGCAGCTCTGCCCAGCTCTATCCATATAGCAGCTCGTTCGACCTTCCTCCCATGTGAAAAAGACCGTCTCTCAAGCTCCGCCTATCAGCTATAAAGCTGCACAGCGGAGCCCGAATACGGTCTCTATTCGTTGTTCGCCTTCCCTCACGGACACGAAGCCAAGGCATCTCTCGTCGAGCCTATCTCTTACCGCTCATACAGCAGCACTCCGGCACGCTCTTGTGCCGTGACCCGGCCCTCCACCTGCAGCCAAATCATGTGCGCGATCGTCTCGGCCAGCGCGAAGCGGAGCTGGTGATAGCTCAGCTCGAAGCCGAACGAGGCGCGGCATATGTCGTAGGCTGTAGCAGGCTGCACAACTGCGGCCTCCATCGCGGCGAGCCGATCCTCATGGTGCGCGAGCAGCTCGCGTGCGCGATCACCGAATCGGTGGAATGGCTCCCGGTGCCCGGGGTAGGCGATGGACACCTCAAGCGTGCTAACCGCTGCTAGACTTGCCAAATAGCTGGCCAGCGGATTCTCGTCGATGCCGCCAGGCAAATAGCTGACGTTCGGCGATATTTGCGGCAGCACGTGATCCCCGCAGAACATCGCCTTCGTCTCCTCCTGATAGAAGCAGAGATGTCCAGCCGCATGACCAGGGGTCAATATCGGCTTGTACCAGCCATCCCCGAGCCGGAACGGCTCCTCGAGCGGGATGAACGACAGCTCCGGCTGCGGCGATACCATCGGCACGAAGCTCACCATATGCTCGAGCATCGGCGCCTCCAGCTCGCTGGGCAGCCCATGGGCGCGGAATACGTCCAGCAGCTGCTCGTTCATCGGTGTGCCTTCTCCCCACAGCTTGCTGACGAGCTCTGCCCCTGTGCGAGATATGAACACCTTAGCGTCCGAGCGCTGCTGAAGCCACCCCGCAAGGCCGTAATGATCGGGGTGATGATGCGTCAGCACGATGCGCTCGAGCTGCTTGAAGGACAGGCCCAGCTCGTCCAGCGCGGCCTCCCATACTTGTTCTGCATCGGGCGTGCGCAAGCCGGGATCGATCAGCGTCCAGCCTGCCTCGCCCGGCAGCAGGTAGCCGTTCACCCATCTCAACGGGAACGGCAGCGGCACCCGCACTTGCCAGACGTCGCCATGGCGGGTGAGGGTAGATTGACTTTTGACCATACGACTGCTCATGACGCTATTCCCTCCTCCCGACGAAGATCATTCGGCGCGACGCTTGCGGCTCATACGCCGAGGCATCATAGCCGCCATACACGTGATCGACCGTAAGACCGGACGCAGCCAGCATACGCTGGAACGACTCCAGCCCGATCAGCTTCACGCGCTCCTCATACCGTCGCCGTTCCTCGGAGCCATCCTCCTGGAGCACGATCGTCTTGCACACGTAGCCGTTCTCAATGCGGCGCGTCTCCTCGATGTGGAGCGTTCCCTCCATCCGGGACGATTGCGGTACGAGCTGCTCCTTCACATACTCCGGGTTCAAGAAGTCGATAATGAACTTCCCGCCCGGCGCGAGCACTCGGTATATTTCACGAAGCACCTGCTCATGCTCGGCATCGTCGTCGAAGTAGCCGAAGGAGGTGAACAGGTTGACGACAGCATCGTACGGGCCATCTAGCGGCACGTGGCGCATATCGCCCTGTACCCAGCGCACCTCCTCCTTCGTATCGAGCTTGCGCGCCTCGCGCAGCAGCACCTCGGACAGATCGACGCCAGTCACACGAAAGCCGAAGCCGGTCAGCGCCAGCGCGTGCCGCCCCATGCCGCAGCACAGATCGAGCACCTCCGAGCTCTCGGGCAGCTCCAGCCACTCCATCATGCGTCGAACCTCTTCATAGGCGCCCTGCATGTCTCGATGCTTATATACAATTAAGTAATCATCTCCGAAGCTTTTCTCATACCATTGTGCCATCTCTGCTAACTCCTCCCCTGGAATAACGGGCTCCGACGTATCTCGGAATAATTCATTGTACCAGAATTCGCGTACCTAATGCTATTAGGCTATGTGCAGCGCGAGGAGTCTATAGTATAATGGAAGCTTGAAGTAAGGTCTTAACATAGAGTGAGGAACGATAACGATGAGCCGTATTCCAATAGAGCAGATCATTAACGGGCGCAAGGCCAAAGATATATATGAGCACATTCGCCGCAAGGGCGTCGTATCGAAGCTGGAGCTTCTCGACAAGAGCGGTCTGACCGGAAGCACACTCACGCGCACGCTGGAGGAGCTGACGAGCCAGCAGCTGATTCGTGAGGCCGGCTTCGGCGAGTCGACTGGCGGTCGACGACCTATCCTGTATACGATCAATTCCGACTATGCCTATGTGTTCGGAATGGATATATCCCGCATGCACACGAAGCTGATGCTGTTCGATCTGGAGATGAAGCAGTTGGAAGCCCGTGTCTGGTCGATGAACGAGCGTATGACCCCTGATGTGCTCCTCGGTGAGGTGGCAGCCGAAGCCGAAGCTATGCTTACACGACGCGGACTCCATAGCGAGCAAGTGCTCGGCATGGGCATCGGCGCCGTCGGACCGCTCGACCGTCAGCACGGCGTCCTGCTGGAGCCGCTTCATTTTCCCGCTGGGGGCTGGTCGCAGGTGTACGTCGTCGAGGAGCTCAAGAGCCGGCTCGGCTTCGAGATTATGCTGGACAACGGAGCGAACACGGCGCTGATCGGCGAATCGTGGTCCGACCGCGATCGCGACTACAGACATCTGCTGTATGTACACGTAGGGGTCGGCCTGCGCTCTGCGATGATGACAAGTGGTCAAGTCGTCTACGGCGCTGTCGATATGGAGGGCTCGATCGGACAAATGATTATTCAGACCGACGGCCCCCGTCTATGGGGTCAGGGCAATTACGGCGCACTCGAATCGTACGTGTCGGTCCATGCGCTCGAGGAGCAGGCGAAGTCCCGATTGAAGCAAGGCCGTGACAGCCTGCTGCTGAAGCTCGCGGCTAGTCCGGAAGATGTCCAGTTCACCCATCTGCTGCAGGCACTCCGGCAGAGCGACCCGCTCACCGTCGAGCTGTTCTCTCAAGCGGCCACGTATCTGGGCATCGGGCTTGCGAACTTACTGAACATCCTCCACCCGGAGAAGGTCATTCTCGGAGGGGCGCTCGTGACCAGTCACGCCAGCTTCTTCCATCAAGCGACGCGGGCGGCCATACAGCGCACGTATCATTATCCGAGCTACCAGGTCGTGTTCAGTCAAGGAGCGCTAGGCGAGGATGCACTGGCAGCCGGTGCCGCCTTGATGGTCATCAATCAGCTGACCGCCAATTAACGAGCAGCTATCTTTGAGCACCTGCAGCCTACCATTACAAACCGTTAACCTACCTCTGTATGACAAAAAGGCTCTGCGCACATGCCGCTTGAACCGGATTCGATTCCGTTCAAGCGACGGCGCAGAGCCTTATTTTTTTATCGTGACCACCATATGAAGGCAGCTTCTTTACTGTGGCCTGAGGCCGTAGCAGGAAGCTCTCGCGCTAGACCTTAAGCCGTCGCTTCGTCCTCAGCTACCTCGCCGCCAAGAAGCTCCTCGAACAGCTGCACGAGACGTCCGTGCTTACGCAGCGACTTCTCGTGAATGAGATTCAGCTTGCCGTTATCCTGCAGGCCGAACCGCTCGATCAGCAGCTCGTTCTCATGACTCCAGTCGAAGCCCTCGAAGATGCGCAGACAAGAGGTCCAGTTCTTCACATATTGACCGTCTGCGAACAAGTAGCGATGTGCGAACAACGCAATGCTTTCCTGCATCGCTCTTGAAGACGAGCTGTATGCGGGCAGACCCGGCTGCTCTGGCATGAGCGGGATCAAGGCGCTGTAGAACTGATGCAGCATTTCCGTATACGCGCTCGGGTCCTTCTTGATTTTACGAGCGAGCTCGTAGGACGGCTGCATTTTACCTGTGAACAGCATCGTAGCCGTCGAATAGAGCCAGCTGAACGAGGTGAAGTTTTTGTTATACGCGGTCAAGTTCGCTCTCCGCTCGACACCGGCACCCTTCAGGAACATGTTGTGATCGACGACCTGCTGAATGATGAGGTTCAGCGGATCGATCGAATCGAACGAATGACCAAGCTCCTTGCTCACGAGCTGTACCTTGGAGTTAATGTCGCCGAACAGCTGCTTCTCCTCCTCTTCGCTGAGGCCGATATAGATCTGAACCGCGAGCTCACTCTCCATCAATTCGAGACGGCGACGCTCCAGCTGCTCCAGCTGACCACCCACGAGCTCCAGCTCCGTAGCGGTCTCGGAGTCCTCCGGCGCCTTGCGGAGCTTCACCTTCAGTGAGGCGAGCTTCTTCTCGAGTCGGCGCGTCTCCTTGAGCATCTGCTCGTTCACATAGCCCAGTGCCAGAATACGGTGCTGTCCGTCCAGAATGCTGAGCTTCGAGCCGGGACGCAGGCTGAGCCCGTCGCCCGTCTTGGCGAGGCTCGCCACGTCGCGCAGCGACAATGTGACCGGTCCGAAGAAGACGCG
Above is a genomic segment from Paenibacillus sp. YYML68 containing:
- a CDS encoding DNA sulfur modification protein DndB, with translation MEGLQLRMTIHPFCDRYGLATVPIQVQDLLNYTTIDPMVQRKLSSGQRRKIANYLQERELDRVFFGPVTLSLRDVASLAKTGDGLSLRPGSKLSILDGQHRILALGYVNEQMLKETRRLEKKLASLKVKLRKAPEDSETATELELVGGQLEQLERRRLELMESELAVQIYIGLSEEEEKQLFGDINSKVQLVSKELGHSFDSIDPLNLIIQQVVDHNMFLKGAGVERRANLTAYNKNFTSFSWLYSTATMLFTGKMQPSYELARKIKKDPSAYTEMLHQFYSALIPLMPEQPGLPAYSSSSRAMQESIALFAHRYLFADGQYVKNWTSCLRIFEGFDWSHENELLIERFGLQDNGKLNLIHEKSLRKHGRLVQLFEELLGGEVAEDEATA
- a CDS encoding HAD family hydrolase; translated protein: MDKQTIIFNLDDTLIHCNKYFNAAIAQFAERMSEWFDGVTVYAAKEKQLELDLISVQKNGLTIEHFPQSFVDVYRYYAKERGQEPEADRIKQLTELGYSVFETPVEPLPDLYLTLERLKHEGHDLYVHTGGDERNQLRKIAQLELGVYFETRIFVSLHKDTEALRKMLDSIQPDIRNTWMVGNSVRTDIIPGLELGVNTIYIPAESEWQYNVLDITIEPKAAYMTLDTLKEVPGAIYTYLLTREADEDRGKLPYRDVETAAWDYTPL
- a CDS encoding ROK family protein — its product is MSRIPIEQIINGRKAKDIYEHIRRKGVVSKLELLDKSGLTGSTLTRTLEELTSQQLIREAGFGESTGGRRPILYTINSDYAYVFGMDISRMHTKLMLFDLEMKQLEARVWSMNERMTPDVLLGEVAAEAEAMLTRRGLHSEQVLGMGIGAVGPLDRQHGVLLEPLHFPAGGWSQVYVVEELKSRLGFEIMLDNGANTALIGESWSDRDRDYRHLLYVHVGVGLRSAMMTSGQVVYGAVDMEGSIGQMIIQTDGPRLWGQGNYGALESYVSVHALEEQAKSRLKQGRDSLLLKLAASPEDVQFTHLLQALRQSDPLTVELFSQAATYLGIGLANLLNILHPEKVILGGALVTSHASFFHQATRAAIQRTYHYPSYQVVFSQGALGEDALAAGAALMVINQLTAN
- a CDS encoding class I SAM-dependent methyltransferase encodes the protein MAQWYEKSFGDDYLIVYKHRDMQGAYEEVRRMMEWLELPESSEVLDLCCGMGRHALALTGFGFRVTGVDLSEVLLREARKLDTKEEVRWVQGDMRHVPLDGPYDAVVNLFTSFGYFDDDAEHEQVLREIYRVLAPGGKFIIDFLNPEYVKEQLVPQSSRMEGTLHIEETRRIENGYVCKTIVLQEDGSEERRRYEERVKLIGLESFQRMLAASGLTVDHVYGGYDASAYEPQASRRMIFVGRRE
- a CDS encoding MBL fold metallo-hydrolase — protein: MSSRMVKSQSTLTRHGDVWQVRVPLPFPLRWVNGYLLPGEAGWTLIDPGLRTPDAEQVWEAALDELGLSFKQLERIVLTHHHPDHYGLAGWLQQRSDAKVFISRTGAELVSKLWGEGTPMNEQLLDVFRAHGLPSELEAPMLEHMVSFVPMVSPQPELSFIPLEEPFRLGDGWYKPILTPGHAAGHLCFYQEETKAMFCGDHVLPQISPNVSYLPGGIDENPLASYLASLAAVSTLEVSIAYPGHREPFHRFGDRARELLAHHEDRLAAMEAAVVQPATAYDICRASFGFELSYHQLRFALAETIAHMIWLQVEGRVTAQERAGVLLYER